A window from Lytechinus pictus isolate F3 Inbred chromosome 9, Lp3.0, whole genome shotgun sequence encodes these proteins:
- the LOC129267734 gene encoding neuronal acetylcholine receptor subunit alpha-7-like produces MHSQGLGGTEFYDDGKRNMKKKLYNDVIDSYGPPTIRPVKNDSTAVSVRMRMLLEHIADFDEPKQQVTLFCSMTLIWTDDFLRWNESDYGGVTSLQVNVDQIWNPDLTLLTSNSKGFLTLNHRLVDVFSSGTVIRLSPAIITISCLLDVKLFPFDVQTCYFVFGPRSSPANVEDVNYFFERNETAKDRYCDNGVWEILDDTADKKLANYSTADEPFVEIHYRITFRRKSRVYVIGIVIPSVLLSISTMITFLLPPESGEKISFGITNLLAMVLFQETVRSAMPPTGSPMFANYICTMVVVAGVSLVTEALVLRMHSYANTRLIPRWMMCFLRNGHRRDVRSDDNGEHLRRVSQPFVHAVGNHDCPEQSELTELRSPSRLSSIPRSENAEPWKLIALSVERKAALVTLCCIIGNFVFTFLSICTENYTNGDDDDDDHN; encoded by the exons ATGCACTCTCAAGGTCTAggag GAACTGAGTTTTATGATGATGGGAAACGAAATATGAAGAAGAAGctttataatgacgtcattgaCTCATACGGCCCTCCGACCATCCGCCCTGTCAAAAACGATTCCACTGCTGTCAGCGTTCGTATGAGAATGTTACTAGAACACATTGCTGACTTT GATGAGCCAAAACAACAGGTGACGCTATTCTGTTCGATGACATTG ATTTGGACAGACGACTTTCTTCGTTGGAATGAGAGCGATTATGGAGGAGTGACGTCACTTCAAGTTAACGTTGATCAGATTTGGAATCCTGATCTAACGCTCCTGACAAG TAACAGCAAGGGGTTCTTGACATTGAACCACCGTCTCGTCGATGTGTTTTCCAGTGGCACGGTTATACGGCTTTCTCCCGCCATTATTACCATTTCATGCCTCTTAGACGTCAAACTCTTTCCTTTCGACGTCCAGACCTGTTACTTTGTCTTCGGTCCCCGGTCCAGTCCGGCGAACGTCGAGGACGTGAACTACTTCTTTGAACGTAACGAGACCGCGAAAGACCGGTACTGCGACAACGGTGTGTGGGAGATCCTGGACGACACTGCAGACAAGAAGCTAGCCAATTACAGTACTGCCGACGAACCCTTTGTGGAGATTCACTATCGCATCACGTTCAGGAGGAAATCAAGGGTGTATGTCATCGGCATCGTCATCCCTTCCGTTCTACTCTCTATATCAACCATGATAACATTTCTTCTGCCTCCAGAGTCTGGAGAGAAGATCTCTTTTGGTATCACCAATCTCCTAGCGATGGTCCTCTTCCAGGAAACTGTCCGATCTGCCATGCCACCAACTGGCTCTCCAATGTTTG CCAATTACATATGTACCATGGTAGTCGTCGCAGGTGTGTCCCTGGTAACGGAGGCGCTTGTTTTGCGAATGCACAGCTACGCCAACACAAGACTTATTCCTAGATGGATGATGTGTTTTTTGAGAAACGGTCACCGCCGAGACGTAAGATCTGATGATAATGGAGAACACTTACGACGCGTATCTCAACCGTTCGTTCATGCGGTAGGCAACCACGATTGCCCAGAACAAAGTGAACTCACAGAGCTGAGGAGTCCCTCAAGGCTGTCCAGTATCCCCCGGTCGGAAAATGCCGAACCCTGGAAGCTGATTGCGCTATCCGTTGAACGCAAAGCTGCTTTAGTAACCCTTTGTTGTATAATAGGAAATTTCGTGTTCACTTTTCTAAGTATCTGCACAGAAAATTACacgaatggtgatgatgacgatgatgatcataattAG